Genomic segment of Dactylococcopsis salina PCC 8305:
GTAATGAAGTAGTTAATGTTCGCATTCCAGGTGGCGCAAAACCAGGCAGCCGCATTCGTGTTCCAGGGAAAGGAAAAGCCAGCCCTTATGGCAATCGAGGGGATTTATATCTCAATGTTGAGTTGCAACCTCATTCCTTTTTCCGCTTTGAAGATGACCATCTAATCTGTGAAGTTCCCATTACTCCTGATGAAGCGATCTTAGGAGGTAATATCGAAGTTCCCACTCCTGATGGGAAAGTATCGGTAAAAGTTCCGACGGGGATTCGATCGGGTCAATCTTTGCGTTTGCGAGGAAAAGGCTGGACGAAGCCAAAAGGGGAAAGAGGTGATTTATTTGTCCGTGTCAATGTGACGATTCCTAAAAATATCACCGCTAAAGAACGGGAGTTCTATGAGAAAATTCGTCAAACTCGCCAGGAAGACCCCAGAGAGAATATTAAAAACGTGCAGCTTTGAGATCATCCCCCCAACCCCCCTTAATAAGGGGGGCTAAGAAGAAGGGGGTTTAAGTGCGAATATACTCCTTTAAAATGCTGTTGCGGTTGGGATGGCGCAACTTTCTTAATGCTTTCGCCTCGATTTGTCGAATCCGTTCACGGGTGACGTTAAAAATCTGTCCAATTTCTTCTAAAGTTTTCATCCGTCCATCTTCTAAGCCGTAGCGCAGTCTTAGAACATCTCGTTCACGAGGACTCAGTGTGTCGAGAACATCCTCTAAATCTTCTCGGAGTAAACTTTTTGAAACTTCATCTTCTGGGGTTTCTCCGTCCGCTTCAATAAAATCCCCTAAACGAGAATCTTCTTCCTTGCCAATGGGCGTTTCTAAAGAAATCGGTAATTGTGCTGATTTAGCAATAAACCGTAATTTCTCGATCGTCATTTCCATGCGTTCGGCGATCTCTTCCTCAGTGGGTTTTCGCGCTAATTCCTGAGAGAGAATCTTAGTGGTTTTCTTAATGCGAGAAATGGTTTCATATAAGTGAACGGGAAGACGAATTGTTCGTGATTGATCCGCGATTGCGCGAGTGATCGCTTGCCGAATCCACCACGTTGCATAAGTAGAAAACTTATACCCTTTTTCGTGATCAAACTTTTCCGCAGCGCGAATTAAACCTAAAGACCCCTCTTGAATCAAATCTTGAAAAGATAACCCCCGATTCATATACTTTTTCGCGATCGAAACCACTAGCCGTAAGTTAGACTGCACCATTTTCTCTTTCGCCCTGCGTCCCAACAGCAAGCGACGACGGAACTTCGGGAGTGCTTGTCCCACTTCTTCGGCCCATTCCTCATCTGTGGGTTCACAACCGATGGTAGCTTCTAATTCCGTGCGTGTGCGCTCTAACTCCGATAAATCGGCAATTTTCCGCGCTAACTCAATTTCCTCATCAGCCCGCAATAAGCGAATCCGACCGATTTCCTGTAGATAAAGCCGAATTGAATCTTCTGTATAAGATTTCTTTTTGCTGTCTTCTTTTGTAGTTGTTGCTTCTATTTTTTGTGGCGCTTCTTCTGGAGGTTCAGCTTCTAAAAGGGCTTCTTTTTCTAAATCCGAATCCGCCGGCTCCACTTCTAGCGCTACTGTGTTTCCTTGCGCTGCTTCGTGACTTTGCTCCTCAATTAAGCGTTCGAGTTCGCTTTTTTGCTGCTGGTTGGTTAGTGCGTTTACCATAAGGCTCGTTTTCCTCTTATCGTTTTCATTCTCAAATGATCTGAATCATTTATTAATTATTTTGGACTTTTTTCTGTCCCTTTCCCCCTTGGAGGTTGAGTGTTCCCATCCCTCACTGTTTATGGGAGTGATTAACTCCGAAAGTCCTAGCCATGATTGTAGCCTTTCTTACAAAAATGACAACTTAACCATCACTACGGGGGCGCAAACGATCGACTTCTCCGACATTTTTCATTGTTCGATCGCAATTGATCCCAGCTTCCGTTTCTGTCAGGTTGCTTCATCTTTTTTAATAACCAAATTAATTGTCACCGTCTTTGCTTGCTCTCAGCATAAGGCAACCGATCCCCAATTGTTATTTGATCTCGAAACCGAGACAAAAAGGGCGATCGATCATCAAAATTAAGAGCCAGAGACGACGAAATCTCTGACAACATTGTAATCAGTTCTTGAGGTAATGACAGAAAAAAGATTAAATCATCAACACTGTACCGCCATTACAGAATCATCATTCAATATTAATAGACTGAGGCGCATTACTACGTTGACCACTGGGCGCATCAGAAGACGTTGCTCCCTGTTGAGAGAGCCAGCTTTTCAGGGGGTCTTGGTTGGGATTGAGGCGTAAAAATCCAGACACCAATCCGCCTGTAAACGTAATCGGTTGTGCGGTGAGTTCTTTCCAAATCGGTGTTAGTTCGCTGAAGAACATAAGAACACTAAAAAAAATTACAAAAAACTTATCTATTCTAATCAAATTTTAGCTTTTCTTCAACAAAAAAGCATCGAGCAATGGGAGACAAGGGAGCAATGGGAGACAAGGGAGACAAGGGAGCGATTTTTCTCCCCCATCTCCCCCATCTCCCCCATCTCCCCCATCTCCCCCATCTCCCCCATCTCCCCCATCTCCCCCATCTCCCCCATCTCCCCCATCTCCCCCATCTCCCCCATCTTCCCCATCTTTAAACATTGCTTGCTTCCTGTTCCGCAGTATTTTCGTCCTGAACATAATCAACCGCAGTATCCTCTTCTCGATGCTCATTGAGCAAGCGTTCCAACTCATCCAGCGCTTGTTGAGTTTGCTGAGAACGTCTCACCAAAGACCGCGCCACCTCCTCACTTTCAGCCGCCGCACTGGTCAAGTCTTCAATTTGACCCTTAAAGCGATAAGCAATCTGATTCACCTCCGTTGTCGCTTCCGAGGTTTTACTCCCTAAATTGCCAATTTCCGTTGTAATCCGACTTAACCCGCTCATTTGTCCTTGCGCGCCACTGCCTGGGCGATTCGCCGCCAGCGCCACTTGAATCGACAAATTACGCACCTGTTGACTGACGCGCTCAATCAACTGCGTCGCACTATTCACCACTTCTAATTCCTCCTTAAACCCTTCACCAATGTTGATAATGCGAGCCGTAGAATCAGAAATCGCCTCCACACTACTTAACATCTGAGCAAAGGTTTCCTTTCCTTCCTTCGACAATAACTCTCCCAACTGCACAAAACGATCATTTAACTCTGAAATGGCGTTCGCCTGTCGAGATAACTTCGCCCGTTGCATTTCCAAAACCTGATTGCGTCTTTGTGCCTCTAACTGTTCCTGTTCCAACTGACGAGTATATTCTCGAACTTTTGCTTGTTCTTGTTTTAAATTTTCAGCATACTGACGCGCTTCTTCTTTTTGTTGATTAATAATTTTATTTACTTGTGCAAAAATCTTTGATTGCGCCAACAACAAATTATGTAATTCTAGCAACTCCAAAGATTGATCTTTTCTCTGCACAATAATCGGTTCATAAAGTAAATCTAGAGGACGATTTAAAGCCCTTTTTACTGCTTCATTAATGGCAGAATCCTCTTTTAAGGTAAGCGTATCAGTTTCCATCACCTCTAACAGCACTCGAATTGGGCGACGCAAATACAATTCAATACTGTAGGGTTGACTCATCTGTTCTAGAAACTTCCGTCTAGAAATCACCCCTAATACTGCTTCTCCTTCTTTAACAATCACTCCTGGTAAATCTGGATGATTTTTAAACTCTGTAGAAACGACTTCCCCCAACGTATCAGCATCCACTTGATATTGATGCGTTTCTAATTGAGCAATGGTCGAATTGGGATTCAGATGAGTAGCGTTTGATGACAGCACGGCGACCTGATTGGTGATATTACGTTTATGATTCTATCCCTAATCATAAGAAGTTTCTCTAATCCTTTCATCATGGTTTATTTAACAAAAGGTTAACTTTAATTTAACTCTGAATAAATAATGACAATTGCGTTAAAACCGAGTTTCATATTCTATAATCAGGCTATCATTATCTGATAAATCCGTAGAACCTCGGAATAAAATATCATCACTCAAACGATAGCGCACACTGTACTGAAAAGTTTGTTCAGCGTTAAAAATGGTTAGCACTGAAAAAGAAAAATCATTACTAATGTCAATTCCCGCTTCTGCGCCAAAGCCTAAAGCCGAACCAGAACTTTCTTCTCCCTCTTCGGTTTCTGTGGGAATTAAAGTCGGAAAAATCCGAAACTCACTCAACCCTAAAGCATCCCCAATGGTATTTTGAAACGTTCCGAAAAAGGTAGAACCAGCTAAATTCGCTAATCCTAACGCTGTATTTCCTTGTCCAAAACCACTGGTTAAACCACCGCCGAGCAGTGCTAAAATTTCAGTTTCGCTACGGTTGGGATCACTGCTTAAAGTTAAGACATTATTATTTGCTGTTAGCTGTCCGGGTTGTAACTCGCTGGCGCGTCCTTGTACTAATGCTTCTACTCGCACGGACTGTAATGTTCCCAACCCAGAACTAACATTGATTTCCTCTGCGCCACTATCTTCGCTGAAGTTACCACTGGTTTCCGCCACAGAGGTAGCTAAACGCACATTTAAAGTTGGGTCTAATCCTTGAGAGGGGACAAAAGTGGCGGTTTGTTCGTAACCCTTCGCGAGGCGAAATTGGGTCGGTCCGATATTGACTTGACCTCGTTGTAAGGTGACTGTTCCTTGAGGACGCATAGCGGCTAAATTTCCATTCAAGACTAAACGACCATCAGCGAGAAAGTCCATAATTGGCGGACGAACCACATTGAGATTTTCTCCCAAAATAATATTTAAGTTACTAAAACCAATGTTGCTCATATCTGCTTCTTCCTGACCTTCGGTTGCGGTGGGAGTCTCGGTTTCCGCGAGGATGACTTCTCCATCAGAAACGGTGATTTCGCCGCCAATTTCAGGTTCGAGTGCGGTTTGAGCAATGTTTATCTTACCAGCCACATCCCCTTCGTAAAGGTCTGGAACATTGACGGTAAGAGTTTCTAAGTTGAGGTTGAGGCTGTCGTTGGTGACACTGGGGTCAAATAATGCTAGTCCCCCCGTTGCGGTCACTTCACCGCCGCCAAAGTTGGCGTTAAATTCTTGAATGTTTAATTTGTTGAAGTTAAATTCAACAAGGGTTTGAATGTCGGTTAAGGGTTCGGGAATAAAAGCGGTGCCAATACTGGCGTTATCAAGACGAATGACTCCTTCTGTGGTTAAGTTCTCAAATTGGAAGTTTTCTAGATTAAAGGGTCCAGTAATGGCGAGATTAATTTCTCCTTCACCGCCATTCCAAGTCAGTTGTCCGTTACTCACTACATCAAGTAAGCTGAAACTTTCATCTTTGAGATTCATACTAATACTTAATTCTTCGGAAGGAGGAGTAACGGAAGCAAAGGGGAGTTGGTAGGGAATATCGCCACTGAGAGTAACGGGTTCAGTTTCTGGGGTTAATAAACCTCTCGCAAAGAAGTTAAGTTGAGAGTTGCTATAACTAAAACTTCCCTGAATGTTATCAATGGGACTTTCGTTGAGGGTGGCTTCTAAAACTTCTAGTTCTCCTCGTGCGCTGGGGTTGTCTTGCGTACCGGCGACGGTGGCGCTACCGTTGATAAAACCGCTAACGCCAATAAATTCTGGCAGTTCTACAAAGTTTTGTACAGTAGCAACGGGAATTTGATTCACTCGTAGTTGTGCGGATTGGTTTTCCCCTCCAAATGTTCCAGAAAGGTTGATAAAACTATCCTCTGAAGCGAGACGCACGGGAAGAAGGGTAATTACGCCATTGTTGACGCTTCCTTTACTGGTTACGGTTTCGGCTTGATAGGGGCCCCATTGCCATCTGTCACCGTCAAGGCTAAATTCTCCTTGAATGTCTGGAAGGGCGAAAGATGTTCCTTTGAGGTTAATGTTACCGCTAAAGTTGCCTTGGGCGGCGCCAAGAGGGGGGATGGCGGTGGTTTCGGTTTGGTTTGCTCGCAGTTGAGCCAAAAGTGCTTTAATTTCAGAGAAGCGTTCCAGTTGGGTTTCTATGGGTTGGTTTTGAATGTCGAGGGAGGAGACGTTTAAGTCGTTGGCGTTGCCATATTCGGGAGAGGCAAAGTTTTGATTGATGTCGGAAATATCAAAGAGTTGTAGGGCGCTGAGGATGTCTTGAATGCGTCCTTTTTCGATGTTAAGGTTGGCTTCAAATTCTGGGTTGGTTTCGGTTAGGGTAAGACGACCATTTCCGCGATAGGTGCTGGCTTCTTCTTTGAGGAGGGCTTCTCGGATGGTGACGGTGTTGTTACGATAGGTGAAGTTGGCGCTGGCTCGATCGCTGTTAAAGCGCCCTAAAGATGGTTTAATGAGGGCAAGTTCTCCCAGCACATTATAGTTATTGAGATTAACGGTTAGTTCTCCTTCTAATTCTCCTGATGCGGGTTGCTGGGCAAGTTCTGGGGGGAGAGGGGCAAAGTCTTTTAGCAAGTCGAGGGGAAGGTTTTCTAAACTGACATCAAATTCTTCCCCATATCGGATGCCTTCTATGGTGGCTTGATTGCGTTTAATGAGAAGGGATAAGGGTTCTAGGGGTAATAAATCATTTTCGTCGGGAGATAATAATCCGATTTGGATGCGATCGGGCGTGTTATTATCATTGCCAGTGAGGTCGAGTAAAACTCCTTGTCGAGCATTCGCTTCAATTCCTCCCACCATTTCCGAATCAAAGTCAAATCTTTCCACCGCAAAGTTTTCCAGCCGAATTTCTCCTTGAAGTTGCGGCTGATCAATGTTTCCTTTGAGGTTTCCTGAAAAGTTCGCTAACCCTTGCACATCAATTTTACCTACTGGTTCAACTTGAGGAAGCGGAAGTCGCGCTAAGTCGAGGTTTTCCGCGTCAACGGTTAAATCTAGTTGTTCGATGATCTCAGTTCCTTCTTTTTCTAAGTCTAGCTCGATCGAGCCAGCAGCAAAAAAGTCTTCTGCGGTTGCTTCTTCTAAAATCATCTGCTCACCATTCCAACGTAACTGAGTTTGAAGAGGATTTGTAATCAGAGCCACTCCCTGACTAAAGTTTAAATCAGCTTGAGCAGTGATTCCAGCAGGACTTAAACTCTCTAGTGTTCCTTCAACGGTAACTTCTCCTCCCACATCCCCTTCTAATTCTTCGGCAATTTTTCCGAGTTGTAAGTTTTGGGGAGAGGCGACAATTTGAAATCCTCCCGCTTCCAGACGAATTAAATCAGCGACAATATTCCCGCCAAGGATGCGATTAATTTCCCCACTCCCTTGCATATTGATTCCTGCTGGGGTTAAATTGTCTAATGTTCCCTGAGCGCTTAATTGGGTACTGACTAAAGCCTCATCTAGTTGTATCGGTAACTCTGGAAGAAACGGCGAGACTTTTAAGCGCCTAACATCGAGATTTCCTTGCCAATTGCCACGATTCAAACGCAGATCAGAAAGCGTGATCGAAGCTCGATCGTTGCCACTAATTGTAACTGATCCTGATCCGTTTCCTTGAATGGTATTGACATCAAATTCGGTAACATCAGCGCTAACTTGCAACTGTGCTGAGAGCAACTCATTGTTTTCTGGTGATTCTTCTGGCAAAAATGGCGCGATCGGGATTTGTTTTAAACTAACATTTGCCTCCAACTGTCCTTGATTAAAGGTGATTGCTGTCGCGCCAATTTCCCCTCTGGTGAGGTTCAAATTGCCATTTCCCGTAAGACTGATGGTTTCTGGGGATAACTCTCCCACATCAGCGCTGACTTGAAAGCGTCCTGAGAGTAATTCATCACTATATTCAGGTGGGGCTTGTGGCACAAAGAGCGCGATCGGAATCTTACTAAAATTCACATCTGCGTTCAACCTCCCCTGATTAAACACAATAGAAGTCGCCCCAATTTCCCCGTTGGGAACGCTTAAACTCCCTTCTCCGATAACACTTACCTTCTCTGGAGACAAGTCAGCCAAATTCGCGTTTAAACGAAACTCTCCCGAAACAGGATTCTGTAATGGTTCAGGAACTTGATCTGTCAGTTGTTCGGGTTGTAAACTATTAACATCAATTTGGGCTTGGAGACGACCCTGAGCTAATTCTAATTGGGGTAAAGTGACACTTCCTCCCGCAATGGCTAAATTCGCTTCACCTGTTCCTTGGAGACTTTTCCAATCACTTAACGCGCCAGTTAATTTTCCAGCCCCATTGAGAATCCCTAAATCAGCAGGAAGGTTAGGTTGATAGGGACGAACAATTTCCCCTGAAACGTCATTTAATTCGACCTCAAGAGCAATTTTTTGTTTCGGGGTTAAACCAATTGTTCCCGTCGCAATAATTTCGCCTCCAGTGGTGGGAGTGGCTTGGAAATTTTCCACCACCACTTCTGTTCCTTCTACAGATAACTCCGTTTGAAACGCACTAAATTCCAGTTCATCCAGTTTGATGTTTTCGGTACTGTTCGCCGTAACCCTAATTTTAGGATTCTCTAACGCCCCTGTAATCGCAATTTTTGCCTCAATCGTACCGCTAACAGGAGTTTCTAAAGACTCCATATCCACAGCCGCGAGAAGATTAGAAATAGGAGTCGGTTCAATGGTCGCTGTTAGATCATAACCCGTCGCCAGATTAATGCTTCCAGTGGCGACAGCGCTAATATCTCCAAATTCAGTGTTAAAGTCTTCGACAATAATATCTTGTCCAGAGAGACGCACTTCAGCATTGGTATCGGTGATGGGAGTGCTAAACTGATCGAGTTGGGCGCTGAGGTCGTTTAAGGATGCTGTCCCTTCAAAACTGGGGAGACGACCATCTAGAGAAATATTTGCGTCTGTATTGAGATTAATATTGCCGCTTTTGATAGCAAGGGGAGAAGTGACTAACCTTGCTAACTCTTCCATGGCGAGGTTGTTACTGGTGACGTTAACTTCGACTTCTCCCGATTCCAAATTTGCTTCTCCTTCGAGATTAAGATTTCCAGTCGTGTCGGTGACAGAGAGGTTTTCCAGTTGGAATTGAATCCGTTGGTTATTGTCGAAAAATTGACTCTTGAGTTGAGGAAGTGTCAGGTTAACAGGTGTTTGTAATTCTCCAGTTTCGTTACGAGGAGACAGTGCGATTTTTGAATTTTCAACGGTGAGAGTATTTAAGTTAATTTTCAGGAAACCAGGAGGTTGAGGAGTGAATTGGGTGGTTAACCATTGTCCAGTTGTGGTTTGTTCAACTTTGACTTCGGGTTCAATGAGAGTAACATCAAGGTTGAGGGTTTGCTGTGTGATCAGTTTTAAGGGAGTAAAGTCAACCTCAATCGCGGGAATAATGACAGTTTCTGAATAGTTTTCGCTGGGAGGAAGAACGGTTTTTCCAAATTTAAGAGAAGTGAGAGAGAAGGCTTCCAATTTTCCCATTTCCAAAGGACGGGAAATCATAGGAGTGATGCTTTTTTCCACAGTGGGAGAAAGTCGATAATAGATAAAATACCACGCAGCCGCGACACCACCGCCGACTCCTAATAAGATGAGAATTAGCATCGATCGAAGCCAGAGTTTAGAAGACTGAGGTGAGGAAGGTTCGTCCAATGGAGAGTCCTCTTCTGAGGAGTCGGGTTTGGGGTTTTGCCTATAAGTCATGATCGCTTTTGATTATTGTTTTTGAGGGAAGCTGGAGTGTTTCGACTCGACTAAATTATATTTCAATTTAACCATTTTGATGCCATGATACCAACGATCGCGGATAAAATTGGACGACTCAAAAACTGGACTCGATTCGGCTGCGTGAGGACACTTTGAAAGGTGTCTGGATCATGTTGATAAATGTAAGTTGCCAACTTGCTAATCTCTTCCGAGTTCATTTGTTTGGGATTAACTGTCGAAAGCAAAAAATTGGCTTGAAACTCCTCAATTGTTATTCCTTTTTCTGGGAGTTTTTTTAAGAACTCATCAGCAATGCTTTCTCTTTGTTCTTGATGGATTTTTAGAAGCATCCGCTTCATTTCTCTTTCCATCACTGCGGTTGATTTTCCCATTTTGTTTGGGGTGTCTTGCGGAAAAGGGAAGGGGGAATTACGATCGATTTTCTGTCGAGGTTTGGATTTTATTTTATCGGGTTTATGTGTCATTTTTCTAAGTTTTTTTTATTAACAATATTTGTACTTTTTTCTAGCTTGGTATTTAATATAACAAAAGCGCGATCGAGCTACTTCCTTCTCTCGACAGAATCAAGACAATAAAAAAACTCCCCTGTATTCCACAAGGGAGAATCATTGTTTTCGCCACAAATTAGATGATTAGCATCAAAATCTAATCAATATAACCCATTAATAAACTTGGGTCATCAATTTGATTAGAAGCAACTGGACGATTACCAAAATTAGAATAGGTTTCGTCAATTTTAAGCACACTTGCGCCAATGGGACGACTTCCTGAAGAATAGAAATTACCCACTGTGGGTAACTGTGTCGCAAAAACGGGACGACTTCCTCCCATGGTACGGAAACTTTCCACAACGCTTAATTTACTCGCCAGAATGGGACGATCACCACCCATGGTGCGAAATGTCCCCCAAAGTTCTAGTTTTCCATCACCGACAGGACGATTCTCTTCAGTTCTTCTTAAGGTGATGGAATCTTTGCTTCCCGTTGCGGCTTTTGTTTCTGAAGTGGCTTTTTGGGTTTCTTGCTCCTGTTCTGCTTCTAAAGTAGCAAATTCTTGCACTTGTTCTTCACTCATAATATTTTCCTTAACAGTGGTCTTGGGCGTTTATAACGATTGATAACACCATTTTAATAAACTAGCGCTACGAGACGATCCAACCAATTATCCCCCCCTTAATAAGGGGGGTTAGGGGGGATCAACTATAACATTACTTTTCATCAGATGGTAATGATCTAATCCTAAACTTTTATGTTTTTCGGGGATCACTTCCTATTATAGGAAGGTTTGGCATTTCCCACAAAATACGATTCCCATATCTTCACTTGTTCTCGCGCTGTCGTCGTTCCTTCTTGAGGAAAATTGGGGAGAAAATCTTTATCACTGGTGGAAATATAAGGGCCTTCTTTCAGTTCAAACATCACTGTATTTGGGGCTAAAGCCACCAGTGTATGAAATGTTCCTTCTGCAATTTCAATCCCATAATTACCTTCCTCCAGACTAAGAGTTTCAGTATGGATCACGTTTCCCGATTCGTCAAATAACAAGACTCCAATTTTTCCTTGTAAGGCAATAAAAAATTCAAACCCCTGCATTTCCTCTGGACGAGTATGGCGATGTGGACGGACATAAGTTCCAGGTTGCATAATGTTAATAAAGCGTTGCACTTTGTCAGAAAGTTCGTGGAAGTTATAGTTTTTCCGTAATCTTTCGCTATTTGTCGCCTCTTTCGCTACGGTGTTAATTAAGTCTTGATTTAAATGTTTAATTGGTAAATTATTCATTATTCTACTTCCTGATTGCTCCTTTTAATTATTAGAAAAATGTCAACATTTCAATTACAATCTTCTTATCAACCGACAGGCGATCAACCGATCACGATCGAGCAGTTAACCGAATCTCTTCTCAACAAAAACCGTTTCCAAACCTTACTCGGTGCAACGGGAACAGGAAAAACTTATACAGTTGCTAATGTTATTGAAAAAATCAGCAAGCCCACTTTAGTTTTAGCACATAATAAAACCTTAGCTGCCCAATTATGTAATGAGTTACGAGAATTTTTCCCGAACAATGCGGTAGAGTATTTTATTAGTTATTACGACTATTATCAACCAGAAGCATATATTCCTGTTTCTGATACTTACATCGAAAAAACTGCCTCGATTAACGACGAAATTGATATGTTACGCCATTCAGCAACGCGATCGTTATTTGAACGTGAAGATGTCATTGTTGTCGCTTCTATTAGTTGTATTTATGGCTTAGGAATGCCGAGTGAATATCTGAAAGCTGCAATTCCTTTACGCTTAGGAGAAGAAACAGATCAACGTCAATTATTAAGAGATTTAGTGTCGGTTCAATACACTCGTAATGATACGGAATTACAAAGAGGAAGATTTCGTTTAAAGGGAGATGTTTTAGAGATTGTTCCCGCGTATGAAGATCGCATTGTTCGCGTCGAGTTTTTTGGAGATGAAATTGATGCGTTGCGTTATGTTGATCCGACAACAGGAGAAGTTTTAAAGAGTTTAGAAGGACTTAATTTATATCCAGCGCGTCACTTTGTTACTCCTGATGGTCAGTTAGAAAGAGCCTGTGAGGAAATCAAAGCAGAATTAAAAGGAAGATTAGAGGAATTAGAAAAGGAAGGAAAACTCTTAGAAGCGCAACGACTAGAACAACGGACAAAGTATGATTTAGAATTACTAACTGAAGTGGGTTATTGTAATGGCGTTGAAAATTATTCCCGTCATTTAGCAGGACGAAGCGCAGGAAGTCCACCCGAATGTTTAGTGGATTATTTTCCCGATGATTGGTTATTAATTGTCGATGAATCTCATGTCACCGTTCCGCAATTAAGAGGGATGTATAATGGCGATCAATCTCGGAAAAAAGTTTTAATTGATCATGGTTTTCGACTGCCTAGCGCGGCGGATAATCGTCCCTTAAAAGCTGAAGAATTTTGGGAAAAAGTCAATCAATGTATTTTTGTTTCCGCAACTCCTGGGGATTGGGAAATTGAACAATCAGAAGGGAATGTGGTGGAACAAGTTATTCGTCCAACAGGGGTTCTTGATCCAGAAGTTTTTGTGCGCCCAACTGAAGGACAAATTGATGATTTATTAGGGGAAATTAAAATCAGATCAGAAAAAAATGAGCGGGTTTTAGTCACGACTTTAACGAAACGAATGGCAGAAGATTTAACGGAGTATTGCGAAGGAAGAGAGATTCGAGTCCGTTATTTACACTCAGAAATTCACTCGATCGAACGGATTGAAATTTTACAAGATTTGAGACAAGGGAAGTTTGATGTGTTAGTTGGGGTGAATTTATTACGGGAAGGATTAGATTTACCAGAAGTGTCTTTAGTCGC
This window contains:
- the uvrB gene encoding excinuclease ABC subunit UvrB; this encodes MSTFQLQSSYQPTGDQPITIEQLTESLLNKNRFQTLLGATGTGKTYTVANVIEKISKPTLVLAHNKTLAAQLCNELREFFPNNAVEYFISYYDYYQPEAYIPVSDTYIEKTASINDEIDMLRHSATRSLFEREDVIVVASISCIYGLGMPSEYLKAAIPLRLGEETDQRQLLRDLVSVQYTRNDTELQRGRFRLKGDVLEIVPAYEDRIVRVEFFGDEIDALRYVDPTTGEVLKSLEGLNLYPARHFVTPDGQLERACEEIKAELKGRLEELEKEGKLLEAQRLEQRTKYDLELLTEVGYCNGVENYSRHLAGRSAGSPPECLVDYFPDDWLLIVDESHVTVPQLRGMYNGDQSRKKVLIDHGFRLPSAADNRPLKAEEFWEKVNQCIFVSATPGDWEIEQSEGNVVEQVIRPTGVLDPEVFVRPTEGQIDDLLGEIKIRSEKNERVLVTTLTKRMAEDLTEYCEGREIRVRYLHSEIHSIERIEILQDLRQGKFDVLVGVNLLREGLDLPEVSLVAILDADKEGFLRSERSLIQTMGRAARHVDGQAILYADQLTDSMDQAIQETQRRRKIQIEYNKKHGITPQSIVKKQKNSILSFLDISRRLNSQQLEMVYEQADELPLDKIPQLVEQLEAEMKDAAEKLEFEKAANLRDRVKQLREKLLRH